The Streptomyces sp. SS1-1 genome has a segment encoding these proteins:
- a CDS encoding DUF998 domain-containing protein, translating to MRLVPRWALLSSGSAPVVLIGGWLIAAHLEGPAYDPVTQTISVLAAYGTRGFWVMTSALAALGLCHLCTALGLRPAALPGRLALGAGGITAIVVAMLPPPESGGSLSHGTVAGVGFAFLAVWPVLAADRSATAPWALRLVPSFTATALMLGSAAWFMIEMEHDGAAGVAERLVTAIQSVWPLIVVASCLLHRHRQPATQ from the coding sequence ATGCGACTTGTGCCTAGGTGGGCTCTACTCTCGTCGGGATCCGCGCCCGTCGTGCTGATCGGCGGCTGGCTGATCGCGGCGCACCTCGAAGGGCCCGCATACGACCCGGTCACCCAGACCATCAGCGTCCTGGCGGCCTACGGGACCCGGGGGTTCTGGGTGATGACCTCGGCGCTCGCCGCCCTCGGTCTCTGTCACCTCTGCACCGCCCTGGGACTGCGCCCCGCGGCCCTCCCCGGACGGCTCGCCCTCGGCGCCGGCGGCATCACGGCGATCGTGGTGGCGATGCTGCCACCGCCGGAGAGCGGCGGCTCCCTCAGCCATGGCACGGTCGCCGGCGTGGGGTTCGCGTTCCTCGCGGTATGGCCGGTCCTGGCCGCCGACCGCAGCGCGACGGCCCCCTGGGCACTGCGCCTCGTCCCCTCGTTCACCGCGACCGCCCTGATGCTGGGCAGCGCCGCCTGGTTCATGATCGAGATGGAGCACGACGGTGCCGCCGGGGTGGCCGAGCGCCTGGTGACGGCCATTCAGTCCGTCTGGCCGCTCATCGTCGTCGCCTCCTGCCTGTTGCACCGGCACCGGCAACCCGCCACCCAGTGA
- a CDS encoding MFS transporter, whose product MALFVIASCQLMVVLDITIVNIALPDIQRSLDFSTTSLSWVVNAYTLTFGGLLLLGGRMGDILGRRRVFVFGVLLFVLASLLGGLSQNEWQLLSARALQGVGGAIASPTSLALISTTFPEGPQRNRAFGVFAAVSAGGGAIGLLAGGILVEWLNWRWVLFVNVPIGLLIVLATPRWIRESERHAGHFDILGAMTSTVGMVLLVYGFIRAAQEGWRDALTLGAFGAAVVFLLLFVLVEQRSRQPITPLHMFADRNRAGTYGIMLSLAAAIFGMFFFLTLFVQNVLDFSPLQAGLAFLPVSAVIAIGAGIASQLLPKYGPKPFMVTGAILAAAGLAWLTLTDVDSTYLGSILGPMLVFSLGMGMEFVSLTLMALSNVTPAETGAASGLLNATQQVGGSLGLSILVTMYGTASNNEADKQIPAFLSQATPLERLRFQRTGQLPPPFADEILTAGVSAAFVTAAIFTAIAAVIALIVIQVRASDLERLQGGGVPAA is encoded by the coding sequence ATGGCACTGTTCGTGATCGCCTCCTGTCAGCTGATGGTGGTGCTCGACATCACCATCGTGAACATCGCCCTCCCGGACATCCAGCGGTCGCTGGACTTCTCGACGACGAGCCTGTCCTGGGTGGTCAACGCCTACACGCTCACCTTCGGCGGACTGCTCCTCCTGGGCGGCAGGATGGGCGACATCCTGGGCCGGCGGCGGGTGTTCGTCTTCGGTGTGCTCCTCTTCGTCCTGGCCTCGCTCCTCGGCGGGTTGTCCCAGAACGAGTGGCAACTCCTCAGCGCCCGCGCCCTCCAGGGGGTCGGCGGCGCCATCGCCTCCCCGACCTCCCTGGCGCTGATCAGCACGACCTTCCCCGAAGGGCCGCAACGCAACCGGGCGTTCGGCGTCTTCGCGGCCGTCTCGGCGGGTGGCGGTGCCATCGGGCTGCTGGCGGGCGGCATCCTCGTGGAGTGGCTCAACTGGCGCTGGGTGCTGTTCGTCAACGTGCCCATCGGCCTGCTGATCGTGCTCGCGACGCCCCGCTGGATCCGTGAGTCCGAGCGGCACGCCGGGCACTTCGACATCCTGGGCGCGATGACCTCCACGGTCGGCATGGTGCTGCTCGTCTACGGGTTCATCCGTGCCGCGCAGGAAGGATGGCGGGACGCGCTGACGCTCGGCGCGTTCGGGGCGGCCGTCGTCTTCCTGCTGCTGTTCGTCCTGGTCGAGCAGCGTTCCAGACAGCCGATCACACCCCTGCACATGTTCGCCGACCGCAACCGCGCGGGCACCTACGGCATCATGCTGAGCCTCGCCGCCGCGATCTTCGGGATGTTCTTCTTCCTGACGCTGTTCGTGCAGAACGTGCTCGACTTCAGCCCGCTCCAGGCAGGGTTGGCCTTCCTGCCGGTGAGTGCCGTCATCGCGATCGGCGCCGGGATCGCCTCCCAGCTCCTGCCCAAGTACGGTCCAAAACCGTTCATGGTGACCGGCGCGATCCTCGCCGCCGCCGGACTGGCGTGGCTGACCCTGACCGATGTGGACTCGACCTATCTGGGCAGCATCCTCGGGCCGATGCTCGTGTTCAGCCTCGGTATGGGCATGGAGTTCGTGTCCCTGACGCTGATGGCGCTGTCCAACGTGACGCCCGCGGAGACCGGGGCCGCCTCCGGACTCCTCAACGCCACCCAGCAGGTCGGCGGCTCCCTGGGCCTGTCCATCCTGGTCACCATGTACGGGACGGCCAGCAACAACGAGGCCGACAAACAGATCCCGGCCTTCCTGTCCCAGGCCACCCCGCTGGAACGGCTGCGCTTCCAGCGCACCGGGCAGCTTCCGCCACCGTTCGCCGACGAGATTCTCACCGCCGGCGTCTCCGCCGCCTTCGTCACGGCCGCGATCTTCACGGCGATCGCCGCGGTCATCGCCCTCATCGTGATCCAGGTGCGGGCCTCGGACCTCGAACGCCTCCAGGGCGGCGGCGTGCCCGCGGCATAG
- the tgmA gene encoding putative ATP-grasp-modified RiPP produces MRPFTLNYAFPRGAAQALTPYHFDPARQLNMLPDGRPAVSDPDLLLAAGTTTSTAGSATHFDD; encoded by the coding sequence ATGCGACCTTTCACCCTGAACTACGCGTTCCCCAGAGGCGCCGCCCAGGCGCTGACGCCGTACCACTTCGACCCGGCCCGGCAGTTGAACATGCTGCCCGACGGGCGCCCGGCCGTCAGCGACCCGGATCTCCTGCTCGCCGCCGGCACGACGACGTCCACGGCCGGGTCCGCCACCCACTTCGACGACTGA
- the paaA gene encoding 1,2-phenylacetyl-CoA epoxidase subunit PaaA, whose amino-acid sequence MTTSHSTEAPPQGPLEEHFDATIARDQRIEPRDWMPDGYRSTLIRQIAQHAHSEIIGMQPEGEWITKAPSLRRKAILFAKVQDEAGHGLYLYSAAETLGADRADLTDRLIEGRQKYSSIFNYPTTTFADVGVIGWFVDGAAICNQVPLCRSSYGPYARAMVRICKEESFHQRQGYELLMTMMRGTEAQREMVQDAVNRWWWPSLMMFGPPDDSSPNSARSMAWKIKRHSNDELRQRFVDMTVPQAEKLGVTLPDPELRWNAERGHHDFGTPDWDELMRVIKGDGPCNAQRMERRRSAHEEGAWVREAATAHAAKQAARAEKGAVA is encoded by the coding sequence ATGACGACCTCACACTCCACCGAGGCGCCCCCACAAGGGCCGCTTGAGGAGCACTTCGACGCGACGATCGCGCGCGACCAGCGCATCGAGCCGCGGGACTGGATGCCGGACGGCTACCGCAGCACGCTGATCCGGCAGATCGCGCAGCACGCCCACTCCGAGATCATCGGCATGCAGCCGGAGGGGGAGTGGATCACCAAGGCGCCCTCGCTGCGCCGCAAGGCGATCCTCTTCGCGAAGGTGCAGGACGAGGCCGGTCACGGCCTGTACCTGTACTCGGCCGCCGAGACCCTGGGCGCCGACCGCGCCGACCTGACCGACCGGCTCATCGAGGGCCGCCAGAAGTACTCCTCGATCTTCAACTACCCCACGACGACCTTCGCCGACGTCGGCGTGATCGGCTGGTTCGTGGACGGCGCCGCGATCTGCAACCAGGTGCCGCTGTGCCGCAGCTCCTACGGGCCGTACGCGCGCGCGATGGTGCGGATCTGCAAGGAGGAGTCGTTCCACCAGCGGCAGGGCTACGAGCTGCTGATGACGATGATGCGCGGCACCGAGGCCCAGCGGGAGATGGTCCAGGACGCCGTGAACCGCTGGTGGTGGCCCTCCCTGATGATGTTCGGCCCGCCCGACGACTCCTCGCCCAACTCCGCCCGCTCGATGGCCTGGAAGATCAAACGGCACAGCAACGACGAGCTGCGCCAGCGCTTCGTCGACATGACGGTCCCGCAGGCCGAGAAGCTCGGCGTCACCCTGCCCGACCCCGAGCTGCGCTGGAACGCCGAGCGCGGCCACCACGACTTCGGCACGCCCGACTGGGACGAGCTGATGCGGGTCATCAAGGGCGACGGCCCGTGCAACGCACAGCGGATGGAACGACGCAGGAGCGCCCACGAAGAGGGCGCCTGGGTGCGGGAGGCGGCCACCGCCCACGCGGCCAAGCAGGCCGCCCGCGCGGAGAAGGGAGCGGTGGCATGA
- a CDS encoding secondary thiamine-phosphate synthase enzyme YjbQ, translated as MSDAFTTRVLNVATGSSERVVDLTRDCESFLREAAGSRDGLLNVFVPHATAGIAIIETGAGSDDDLLAALHSLLPADDRWQHRHGSPGHGRDHVLPAIVPPHATLPVVGGRLELGTWQSVCLVDTNRDNPNRQVRLSFLG; from the coding sequence ATGTCAGACGCCTTCACCACCCGAGTCCTGAACGTCGCCACCGGTTCCTCGGAACGGGTCGTGGACCTCACCCGCGACTGCGAGTCCTTCCTGCGGGAGGCGGCCGGGAGCCGCGACGGCCTGCTGAACGTGTTCGTGCCGCACGCGACGGCCGGTATCGCGATCATCGAGACCGGCGCCGGCAGCGACGACGACCTCCTCGCCGCCCTCCACTCCCTGCTGCCCGCCGACGACCGCTGGCAGCACCGTCACGGCAGCCCCGGCCACGGCCGCGACCACGTCCTCCCCGCGATCGTGCCGCCCCACGCGACGCTGCCGGTGGTCGGCGGACGGCTCGAACTCGGCACCTGGCAGTCCGTGTGCCTGGTCGACACCAACCGTGACAACCCGAACCGGCAGGTCCGGCTCAGCTTCCTGGGCTGA
- a CDS encoding FAD-binding oxidoreductase gives MGAINATALEELRAGMRGPVITPEDTGYDETRSIYNAMIDRRPAAFAQCVDVADVRTAIGFARDSGVELAVRGGGHSGPGLCLVDDGLVLDLSTMRGVRVDPGSMTAQVSGGAQIGDLDHAAHTFGLGVPAGIVSMTGVGGLTLGGGHGHLTRKYGLTIDSLTSADVVLADGTFVTASEEDHPDLFWALRGGGGNFGVVTSFTFRTHPVGTVGVGVTVWPVDRTPEVLRWYRDFLPAAPPDLNGFFTLFTIPPGPPFPETIHGQKMCGVVWCYTGDPEGDQLERMLAPVNDPAPPAFHFTAPMPYPALQSMFDELIPKGYQWYWRGDFFDSISDAAVDVHHKYGENLPTPLSLMHLYPVDAAAHQVGADDTAWAYRDAMWSAVIAGVDPDPANAGAIRDWSVAYQSDLHPYSMGGSYINFIGEGESTDRVRTTYRGHYDRLTAVKRAYDPDNFFHVNQNIPPATA, from the coding sequence ATGGGCGCCATCAACGCAACGGCACTCGAGGAATTGCGCGCGGGAATGCGGGGACCCGTCATCACCCCCGAGGACACCGGGTACGACGAGACCCGCAGCATCTACAACGCCATGATCGACCGGCGCCCGGCCGCGTTCGCGCAGTGCGTGGACGTCGCCGACGTCCGTACGGCGATCGGCTTCGCGCGGGACAGCGGGGTGGAACTCGCGGTGCGCGGCGGCGGGCACAGCGGACCCGGCCTGTGCCTCGTGGACGACGGGCTCGTCCTGGACCTGTCGACGATGCGTGGGGTCCGTGTCGACCCCGGCTCGATGACCGCGCAGGTGTCCGGCGGCGCACAGATCGGGGACCTCGACCACGCGGCCCACACGTTCGGCCTCGGCGTGCCGGCCGGCATCGTCTCGATGACCGGCGTGGGCGGCCTGACCCTGGGCGGCGGGCACGGGCACCTGACCCGCAAGTACGGCCTGACGATCGACAGCCTGACGTCCGCCGACGTCGTGCTCGCCGACGGCACCTTCGTCACCGCCTCCGAGGAGGACCACCCCGACCTGTTCTGGGCGTTGCGCGGCGGCGGCGGGAACTTCGGTGTGGTGACGTCGTTCACCTTCCGCACGCACCCGGTGGGCACCGTCGGCGTCGGAGTGACCGTATGGCCGGTCGACCGGACTCCCGAAGTGCTTCGCTGGTACCGGGACTTCCTGCCCGCCGCGCCTCCCGACCTCAACGGGTTCTTCACCCTGTTCACCATCCCGCCCGGCCCCCCGTTCCCCGAGACGATCCACGGACAGAAGATGTGCGGCGTCGTCTGGTGCTACACGGGCGACCCCGAGGGCGACCAGTTGGAGCGGATGCTGGCCCCGGTGAACGACCCCGCCCCGCCCGCCTTCCACTTCACCGCCCCCATGCCCTACCCGGCCCTCCAGAGCATGTTCGACGAGCTGATCCCGAAGGGCTACCAGTGGTACTGGCGCGGCGACTTCTTCGACTCGATCAGCGACGCCGCCGTCGACGTGCACCACAAGTACGGGGAAAACCTCCCCACCCCGCTGTCCCTGATGCACCTGTATCCCGTGGACGCCGCCGCCCACCAGGTCGGCGCCGACGACACGGCCTGGGCGTACCGGGACGCCATGTGGTCCGCGGTGATCGCGGGCGTCGACCCCGACCCGGCCAACGCCGGGGCGATCCGCGACTGGTCGGTCGCCTACCAGAGCGATCTGCACCCGTACTCGATGGGCGGCTCGTACATCAACTTCATCGGTGAGGGGGAGAGCACGGACCGCGTCCGGACGACCTACCGCGGGCACTACGACCGGCTCACCGCCGTCAAGCGCGCCTACGACCCGGACAACTTCTTCCACGTCAACCAGAACATCCCCCCGGCGACCGCCTGA
- the paaC gene encoding 1,2-phenylacetyl-CoA epoxidase subunit PaaC, producing the protein MSDDHVYLTLAEGHEDDTRWAYGTGFEDPLHGVDTTVPDDVDAAGLAALCVALGDDALVSAQRLGEWVTRAPELEEEVALANIGLDLLGQARLLYSRAGQTDGTGRDEDAYAYFRDAADFRNVRLAELPNGDFAFSIVRLLVLSSWRLAHFERLASHPDPVLSAIAAKGAKELSYHRQYAAEWAVRLGDGTDESHRRMRRAQEQVAPYLGELFTAFDVRQEVVADLKQVTDAAGLPMPVYRPLPGCGREGEHTEHLAPLLAELQGIARAHPEATW; encoded by the coding sequence ATGAGTGACGACCACGTCTACCTGACCCTCGCCGAGGGACACGAGGACGACACCCGCTGGGCCTACGGCACCGGCTTCGAGGACCCGCTGCACGGCGTGGACACGACCGTCCCGGACGACGTCGACGCCGCCGGGCTGGCCGCCCTGTGCGTCGCGCTCGGCGACGACGCGCTGGTCTCGGCGCAGCGCCTGGGGGAGTGGGTCACCCGCGCCCCCGAGCTGGAGGAGGAGGTCGCGCTCGCCAACATCGGCCTCGACCTGCTCGGCCAGGCCCGGCTGCTGTACTCCCGCGCCGGCCAGACCGACGGCACCGGACGCGACGAGGACGCGTACGCCTACTTCCGCGACGCCGCCGACTTCCGCAACGTCCGCCTCGCCGAACTGCCCAACGGCGACTTCGCGTTCAGCATCGTGCGGCTGCTGGTGCTGTCCAGCTGGCGGCTCGCCCACTTCGAGCGGCTGGCGTCCCACCCGGACCCGGTGCTCTCGGCGATCGCCGCGAAGGGCGCCAAGGAGCTGAGCTACCACCGGCAGTACGCCGCCGAGTGGGCCGTACGCCTGGGTGACGGCACCGACGAGTCCCACCGCCGGATGCGCCGCGCGCAGGAACAGGTGGCGCCCTACCTGGGCGAGCTGTTCACCGCGTTCGACGTACGGCAGGAGGTCGTCGCGGACCTCAAGCAGGTCACCGACGCGGCCGGACTGCCCATGCCCGTGTACCGCCCGCTGCCCGGCTGCGGACGCGAGGGCGAGCACACCGAGCACCTCGCCCCGCTCCTCGCCGAGCTGCAGGGCATCGCCCGCGCGCACCCGGAGGCGACATGGTGA
- the paaD gene encoding 1,2-phenylacetyl-CoA epoxidase subunit PaaD has translation MVTTQLDARRARHIAAQVPDPELPMLTLADLGVLRDVETTEDGTVVASLTPTYSGCPAMAEMRADVAARLRAAGYPRVEIRTVLDPPWSSDWITPAGRAKLAEHGIAPPGPAPRGGPVALVLSPTRHAVACPRCGSADTEETSRFAATSCKALWRCRACTEPFEYVKEI, from the coding sequence ATGGTGACGACCCAGCTCGACGCCCGGCGCGCCCGGCACATCGCCGCCCAGGTGCCGGACCCCGAGCTGCCCATGCTCACCCTCGCCGACCTGGGCGTCCTGCGGGACGTCGAGACGACCGAGGACGGCACGGTCGTGGCGAGCCTGACCCCGACCTACTCGGGCTGCCCGGCGATGGCCGAGATGCGGGCGGACGTCGCGGCACGCCTGCGCGCGGCCGGATACCCGCGCGTGGAGATCCGCACCGTGCTGGACCCGCCGTGGAGCAGCGACTGGATCACCCCGGCCGGCCGCGCCAAGCTCGCCGAGCACGGCATCGCCCCGCCCGGCCCCGCGCCGCGCGGCGGCCCCGTCGCCCTCGTGCTGTCACCGACCCGGCACGCCGTGGCCTGCCCGCGCTGCGGCTCGGCGGACACCGAGGAGACCTCCCGGTTCGCCGCCACGTCCTGCAAGGCGCTCTGGCGCTGCCGCGCCTGCACAGAGCCGTTCGAGTACGTCAAGGAGATCTGA
- the paaB gene encoding 1,2-phenylacetyl-CoA epoxidase subunit PaaB, whose amino-acid sequence MSTGKQDWPLYEVFVRGKRGLNHVHVGSLHAADDRMALTHARDLYTRRNEGVSIWVVRSEHIAASTRDEKDPFFEPSADKVYRHPTFYDIPDDVPHI is encoded by the coding sequence ATGAGCACCGGAAAGCAGGACTGGCCGCTGTACGAGGTGTTCGTCCGGGGCAAGCGCGGGCTGAACCACGTCCACGTCGGCTCGCTGCACGCCGCCGACGACCGGATGGCGCTGACCCACGCCCGGGACCTCTACACCCGGCGCAACGAAGGCGTCAGCATCTGGGTCGTGCGCTCCGAGCACATCGCCGCCTCCACCCGCGACGAGAAGGACCCGTTCTTCGAGCCCAGCGCCGACAAGGTCTACCGCCACCCGACCTTCTACGACATCCCCGACGACGTCCCCCACATCTGA
- a CDS encoding sigma-70 family RNA polymerase sigma factor, giving the protein MITPALPAVREPQDEPTTRWALAARGGDPDAADRFVRSLHRDVVRYVAHLSADPQAADDLAQDTFLRALGSLHRFEGRSSARTWLLAIARRAVIDSHRYAAARPRLCDTDDWTRAVERAQPAGLPGFDEGVALLDLLDTLPEERREAFVMTQLVGLPYAEAAERSDCPVGTVRSRVARARATLAALLTEAEAQAEAEAELEAEAELEAEAELEAEAAAQAEVIPETAG; this is encoded by the coding sequence GTGATCACTCCCGCCCTCCCCGCCGTGCGCGAGCCCCAGGACGAGCCGACGACCCGGTGGGCGCTCGCGGCCCGTGGCGGTGACCCGGACGCCGCCGACCGCTTCGTCCGCTCCCTGCACCGGGACGTCGTGCGCTACGTGGCCCACCTCTCGGCCGACCCGCAGGCCGCCGACGACCTGGCACAGGACACGTTCCTGCGGGCGCTCGGCAGCCTGCACCGGTTCGAGGGCCGCTCGTCGGCGCGCACCTGGCTGCTGGCCATCGCGCGGCGCGCGGTGATCGACAGCCACCGGTACGCGGCCGCCCGGCCACGGCTCTGCGACACCGACGACTGGACGCGCGCGGTCGAACGCGCCCAGCCCGCCGGTCTGCCCGGCTTCGACGAAGGCGTCGCGCTGCTCGACCTGCTGGACACGCTCCCTGAGGAGCGGCGCGAGGCGTTCGTGATGACGCAGCTCGTCGGACTGCCCTACGCGGAGGCCGCCGAACGGAGCGACTGCCCCGTCGGGACGGTCCGTTCCCGCGTGGCCCGCGCCCGTGCCACGCTGGCCGCTCTCCTCACGGAAGCGGAAGCACAGGCAGAGGCCGAAGCGGAACTCGAAGCAGAAGCGGAACTCGAAGCCGAGGCAGAACTCGAAGCCGAAGCCGCAGCGCAAGCCGAGGTCATACCCGAAACCGCCGGCTGA
- a CDS encoding C40 family peptidase translates to MAPERTGMRNSALASAAALTSVALLGQSAGAAQADEGPSREEVSRRVSSLYDRAETDTGTFNATRASSTGPRNRVGAPAASGRDGDGGRGSAALDEVARQWFDVARSKLGPTVPAVLPKDRAPERSAPARSARPSGGDGAREISGRAAPLELTAGSGAPVAELPAGTARPAALGELTAGPVAALPASGTPALGSGGALALPAPTPTPTQATARPEVDQRSTLRASKERSQRKLAQARELLTARAGRTTPALEAPSATPAPFPPAAQSRWDALEAQSPADMTTVPPGTTAPADAALGLGAELSAPQGFAGAEAGFAGADAGFAGAGARFAGGGQTGGFPVVGQTGSFPTVEQTGSYPAVAQTGSFPAVAQTGSFPGVSQTGSFPMVDQTGGFPTVTQTGSFPAAAPQAGGLPSAPQTGGYPAAASQTGGYPAAAAQTGAYPAVDQTGSVPAVAQAASYPTAAQTGSFPAVDQTGGIPMVDQTGGFPAVTQTGSFPAASPTGTGSFPAAPQTGSYPAAAPAPAAPVTAPQDSRALRALEFARAQIGKPCVWGTTGPTTFDGPGLTQAAWKAAGIALPRTAQEQATAGQGVALTHLEPGDLVLYHAGHVGIYSGNGMMIHAPGPGTVVREESVQYAGEAAIHSAIRPA, encoded by the coding sequence ATGGCGCCGGAACGCACCGGTATGCGCAACTCCGCGCTCGCCTCGGCAGCAGCCCTCACCTCGGTGGCCCTGCTCGGCCAGTCGGCAGGTGCCGCCCAGGCGGACGAGGGACCGAGCCGCGAGGAGGTCAGCCGGCGGGTCAGCTCGCTCTACGACCGGGCCGAGACCGACACCGGGACCTTCAACGCCACCCGCGCCTCGTCGACGGGACCGCGCAACCGCGTGGGCGCCCCGGCGGCCTCGGGGCGCGACGGTGACGGCGGCCGGGGCTCGGCCGCGCTCGACGAGGTCGCCCGGCAGTGGTTCGACGTCGCCCGCTCCAAGCTGGGCCCGACGGTTCCGGCCGTACTGCCGAAGGACCGGGCGCCGGAGCGGTCCGCCCCGGCGCGGTCCGCACGCCCGTCGGGCGGCGACGGCGCGCGGGAGATATCCGGGCGCGCCGCCCCCCTGGAGCTGACCGCCGGATCGGGCGCGCCGGTCGCCGAGTTGCCGGCCGGTACGGCCCGTCCCGCGGCCCTGGGTGAGCTGACCGCGGGTCCTGTGGCGGCGCTGCCCGCGTCGGGTACGCCTGCCCTCGGGTCCGGCGGCGCCCTCGCCCTGCCGGCGCCGACGCCGACGCCGACGCAGGCCACCGCGCGGCCGGAGGTGGACCAGCGGTCCACGCTGCGCGCGAGCAAGGAGCGCAGCCAGCGCAAACTGGCGCAGGCGCGTGAGCTGCTGACCGCACGCGCCGGCCGCACCACCCCGGCGCTGGAGGCCCCCTCGGCCACCCCGGCGCCGTTCCCGCCCGCGGCGCAGAGCCGGTGGGACGCCCTGGAGGCGCAGAGCCCCGCCGACATGACGACGGTCCCTCCGGGGACGACGGCTCCGGCGGACGCCGCGCTGGGGCTGGGTGCGGAGTTGAGTGCCCCTCAGGGGTTCGCTGGCGCGGAGGCCGGGTTCGCCGGGGCGGACGCCGGGTTCGCGGGGGCGGGCGCCAGGTTCGCCGGGGGCGGCCAGACGGGGGGCTTTCCGGTGGTCGGGCAGACGGGGAGCTTTCCCACGGTGGAACAGACGGGGAGTTACCCCGCCGTGGCACAGACCGGCAGCTTCCCTGCCGTCGCTCAGACCGGCAGCTTCCCCGGCGTCAGCCAGACCGGCAGCTTCCCGATGGTCGACCAGACCGGTGGCTTCCCGACCGTCACCCAGACCGGGAGCTTCCCGGCGGCGGCCCCGCAGGCCGGGGGCTTGCCTTCGGCACCGCAGACGGGGGGCTACCCCGCAGCGGCCTCGCAGACCGGGGGCTACCCCGCGGCGGCGGCCCAGACCGGGGCCTATCCCGCCGTCGACCAGACGGGAAGCGTCCCGGCCGTTGCGCAGGCGGCCAGTTACCCTACGGCCGCTCAGACCGGCAGCTTCCCGGCCGTCGATCAGACCGGCGGCATCCCCATGGTCGACCAGACCGGCGGCTTCCCGGCCGTCACCCAGACCGGGAGCTTCCCGGCGGCGAGCCCGACGGGGACCGGCAGCTTCCCGGCGGCCCCGCAGACCGGCAGCTACCCCGCCGCCGCCCCGGCCCCTGCCGCCCCCGTCACCGCGCCGCAGGACAGTCGGGCGCTGAGGGCGCTGGAGTTCGCCCGGGCGCAGATCGGCAAGCCCTGTGTCTGGGGTACGACCGGTCCGACCACCTTCGACGGCCCCGGACTCACCCAGGCCGCCTGGAAGGCCGCCGGTATCGCCCTCCCCCGTACCGCCCAGGAGCAGGCCACCGCGGGGCAGGGCGTCGCCCTGACCCACCTGGAGCCCGGAGACCTGGTGCTGTACCACGCGGGCCACGTCGGCATCTACTCCGGGAACGGCATGATGATCCATGCCCCGGGCCCCGGCACCGTCGTCCGCGAGGAGTCCGTCCAGTACGCCGGAGAGGCCGCGATCCACAGCGCGATCCGGCCCGCCTGA
- the tgmB gene encoding ATP-grasp ribosomal peptide maturase yields MTVLILTSEEDVTADMVVNELHATGTPVLRLDPADLPGKAVLSADYAHGDFDGHLSVNGHVLSMGGLRSIWVRRPGEPAAHAPDPSPWLTAETRQALYGMLHSAAARWMNHPRNADQARLKPWQLRLGHLSGFAVPPTVFTTAPRLARAFVEQHKEVVVKSASGPPPGEPPLALPTTLIGPDADFSAVAAGPALLQRYVPKQADIRLTCVGSRLFAARKTAEPDQIDGRYGDTGHLWEPVPVPDRIGKSVHEYVTLAGLAYAAFDFAEDEDGIWWFLECNQGGQFGFVELETGQPIAAAVADWLALRRRSERRGPEGRH; encoded by the coding sequence ATGACGGTACTGATCCTCACGTCCGAGGAGGACGTGACCGCCGACATGGTGGTGAACGAACTGCACGCGACGGGGACGCCCGTGCTGCGGCTGGACCCCGCCGACCTGCCCGGCAAGGCCGTGCTGTCCGCGGACTACGCCCACGGTGACTTCGACGGGCATCTGTCGGTCAACGGGCATGTGCTGTCGATGGGCGGACTGCGCTCCATCTGGGTGCGCAGGCCAGGGGAGCCGGCCGCCCACGCGCCGGACCCGTCGCCCTGGCTGACCGCCGAGACCCGGCAGGCCCTGTACGGCATGCTGCACTCGGCCGCCGCCCGGTGGATGAACCATCCCCGCAACGCCGACCAGGCCCGCCTCAAGCCCTGGCAGTTGCGGCTCGGTCACCTCAGCGGATTCGCCGTGCCGCCCACGGTGTTCACGACGGCCCCGCGGCTGGCGCGCGCGTTCGTCGAGCAGCACAAGGAGGTCGTCGTGAAGTCCGCGTCCGGACCGCCGCCCGGGGAGCCGCCCCTGGCGCTGCCCACCACCCTGATCGGCCCTGACGCGGACTTCTCCGCCGTGGCGGCTGGTCCCGCCCTGCTGCAGCGGTACGTCCCCAAGCAGGCGGACATCCGGCTGACCTGCGTCGGCAGCAGACTGTTCGCCGCGCGCAAGACCGCCGAGCCCGACCAGATCGACGGACGGTACGGCGACACCGGGCACTTGTGGGAGCCGGTCCCGGTGCCGGACCGTATCGGCAAGTCGGTGCACGAGTACGTCACGCTGGCCGGACTGGCGTACGCCGCCTTCGACTTCGCGGAGGACGAGGACGGCATCTGGTGGTTCCTGGAGTGCAACCAGGGAGGCCAGTTCGGCTTCGTCGAGCTGGAGACCGGGCAGCCGATCGCGGCCGCGGTCGCCGACTGGCTGGCCCTGCGGCGCCGGTCCGAGCGGCGCGGCCCGGAAGGCCGCCACTGA